One region of Bombus affinis isolate iyBomAffi1 chromosome 5, iyBomAffi1.2, whole genome shotgun sequence genomic DNA includes:
- the LOC126916384 gene encoding uncharacterized protein LOC126916384 isoform X5 — MATELANKKAEREALRGVIQQWNANRLDLFELSEPNEDLEFHGVMRFYFQDSGQKVATKCIRVASDATSQAVIETLIEKFRPDMRMLSVPEYALYEIHENGEERKLGLEEKPLLVQLNWHIDDREGRFLLRRIDDKTNAQGVGFSSSDGSSFRRKLSKREKKQMKKQEKLSRLKSLEQDENTIPVDQNGVAEKLYTELPETSFTRSISNPEAVMRRRRQQKLERKLQQFRSKDGGPDTGGTLKIYGEALCKDVPYKTLLLSVRDSAVQVVREMLSKYGLEKVDPQQYCLVQVNSENNINGGTQQEYILDDDECPLAILMNHPSTRGSIMFHVRRRPSDYVPRKRKKKPSGKWNELDYRYEDERLPFSLELNPDGSEIPNGAGVRHRLQPNVTEVGSERPIPIHPSSPSKSTSVPAAAVATVCHTRSPTHAPESTHNYETTFDLDGNVETASLTSSRDGNRTLQNDRQPRGTDPILPAVLEFLEETEETFFHAVITDVEPSAPQFKLAPTYTLYLAARYRASTHYRPELQPTERAHRLTVMLANVASMIQRVIQERYMDASSLALWLANGSELLHMLKNDRHVGAFSTRAQDILTEAVHTAFASLVRCISLELAPAMSQFMADADEPAKEAGVLQIFSSTMALLRRCRVNAALTIQLFSHLFHTINATAFNALVSNANLCVRWFGRRLKARLNALETWAERQGLELASQCHLATIMQATHLLQAPKYNAEELATLSSTCFKLNSLQVRALLQKYQPAADEPRLPAELIENVVRVAESVADTLARADGREIRLEEEPTLALALLLPEDGYSCEVIRGVPPGLAEFLAPLQRDGLCRMAPQPTSSGYWTIYMIDHHNNYRSPSAMSNRSGGYSCHTGPSGAQPEIHVIKLHKSTNGMGLSIVAAKGAGQDRLGIYIKSVVAGGAADADGRLTAGDQLLKVDGQSLVGITQEKAAEYLVRTGPIVTLEVAKQGAIYHGLATLLSQPSPVMTRAHKIRPKSENLEASSQETNEQPSTSHSMGNLLSVPRHAIGSERSIDSVPGAILSSICSKDLEYKYYHNSDLLNSSRLVSNRYCKPFWTISQSKDLRQTCLRDHTPSSLLTHTRTYAEHTDNESVKQQSQREKRENVETVVGGGNSSGDGGNDHGTDLSSNLEHGDRYLQTRDRTISTNNTRASTDQTNHRSKTTSLSFVSEVGQPVPFTQSMKMNAVQTPSIILNSTNSVSTTTALGIKCDNFSLDSIPYIDQTDDTPTSCHPLNEFNEYQSENNNISNNRVIDVTNISRDDFAASNLPRCKNDVMGKYCRCSQHSVIEKRSQIINENGQEASNRQQEYAEANKMTIIGFQALEQRDKNYEIGEKKVEKDISNKENGDSKICMISKTTPNVNNAVNPVLNLDLSGLDSDTSSDISTFNKCWKSPEEVRLGCGGRVAALAKHFSKLGDVEPIHHRPNAIKLLESSKKFSSEPNVASIQIYQKRSDYRFPAIDDINECQSELDLRNSEIKRRYLAPIGLDQMFEKSTIDLLNENGDVNYYCYHNNSADVYKGQSTDGKRKLSLSEQKQVIEQLREVSDLDGARASLLPFRSPSLPSFHVLNKEPDMEVSNSIFVDTESGTASSLSLREIQANIQRFVSSWPTDIGENSVRSENASKPLLLDDKLIKRLANSYPNIEKAKELSRNEDSEQRKQRWCKRKKYRSTNELKRTIDQRGDADKASSFLTNDQQYYRSRNEDSSQDNDNDNKTIYGLKTCKENFIFKDKFQQNPISRVAEKNHFDLLPIKSDQHAPVEIEKETSIIDKDIEIDVKLDQHWKKSVLSKIYPRSSQTHLDIGFFLRPRRMSERDLPSRLGRDATAPQQQIHTSKSVPALHNVGTDGKQQHEVFNPGYSRASSSNSVTPPVTQPPPPMTTINSSTSLRSRSSHNLHDPTKMGTLPPSGLVSRQQSSPNLNPGQTTSNNSSSANVGPSSNILQSNEAERFYQNLSIYRNQDTTTTTTTTTTTTTKQRHSPSQHSDDRNPLQLQKSSRGSQNSLNRPGTFEMNQTRDRPISAYVPQPQQQSYLVGGLSQQGCAAPPRSQSSRDIIRQEAKLQEMQEEVRRRELRGGIPVPLNQYRPTAYNLKTNMSVQSPISSAVRPTKSAGSQPNLGSSPPVTVSSAPSISTSGHVTTRQTGPSNYGYLDAQYGPYMVQYGKSPHVHQHQHQHQSQPQSQHQHPHQHQHQLQLQHQHQHQHQHQHQHQHQNIQQQNLGHIQYGHASMTSTRGKNDLIRLQSNGMLLDYGRDQGTRDIGKLYMDQNQHVAVGSQYYLNSDVRNEHYNDENGINRAQTAPEGSTMSNEIPIRPTLPEEGYPESPPPPPPSTSTHPLYSKQSDSRYTASMQDPPRGGYYPANTTGTTLQPRQYQYSATNPWQREEKEREQARRREAARQWRDQQIAELSALSHRTSQQEEQLRALQLERDFQKRAEEVANQQDDDEESNDLDTENIRVQQSLLRTTVPQDRNNSLEQHHLNLPRTNATNQSIKGNHTGQSVGGSPMHSTNVVSIHTGNGPSQQSSQNIVNTCLQQQQPHQQQQESSGSHFSSDLQHEHTNQMPNNIGQIQMSSLLHLNSSQKPLGLSQSNEEKEMHRRHEEIKRKQVEFDDTQSKKKEEEINKQQQIQQMYQQQHHSQQLQSHLKTQQMLHPSMLRLDSLIINGSSASSTHNTSNDAPLPPERGSSYAVMSQQSTLRSNNANISNIVTLAQPQSTSVKRVSFHDSNANVESVQRSVSSGNSSTSQILAMDVITEDPNNFINDAEILLASPKAPEGSGGAPITGSTPGVIGAQEVYKDPRQRRLAEKQKQQQSSQVGQVPEKLSFKEKMKMFAMETGEDGTPRDKVKISRAQREIDNIGNPTIPTLNSNNHHHHNHHNNNNNNNSSSGSNSSTSNNPNNNNSNSSNINNNSSNRQQ; from the exons ATGGCCACGGAACTGGCAAACAAAAAGGCCGAGCGCGAAGCTCTGCGTGGTGTTATTCAGCAATGGAATGCCAACAGGTTGGATCTGTTTGAGCTTTCAGAACCGAACGAG GATTTGGAATTCCATGGAGTAATGAGATTTTATTTTCAAGATAGCGGTCAAAAGGTCGCAACAAAATGTATTAGAGTAGCGTCGGATGCGACGAGTCAAGCGGTCATCGAAACGCTTATTGAAAAATTCCGTCCAGATATGCGAATGCTTTCGGTTCCTGAATATGCACTTTACGAAATTCACGAAAATGGTG AAGAACGTAAGCTTGGGCTTGAGGAAAAGCCATTGTTAGTGCAATTAAATTGGCACATCGATGACCGCGAGGGACGCTTTTTGTTAAGAAGAATCGATGACAAAACCAACGCTCAAGGTGTTGGTTTTTCTTCTTCGGATGGGTCTAGTTTTCGCAGAAAGTTGAGTAAACGCGAGAAGAAACAGATGAAGAAACAGGAAAAGCTGAGTCGTTTAAAGAGTTTAGAACAAGATGAAAATACTATACCCGTCGATCAAAATGGAGTAGCTGAAAAACTTTACACGG AGTTACCTGAAACAAGCTTTACCAGAAGTATTTCAAACCCGGAAGCTGTGATGAGAAGACGACGTCAACAAAAATTGGAGAGAAAATTGCAGCAATTTCGTAGTAAGGATGGCGGTCCCGATACTGGCGGAACGCTGAAAATTTACGGCGAGGCGTTATGCAAAGACGTTCCATATAAAACATTGCTTTTAAGCGTCCGAGATTCAGCAGTTCAAGTCGTACGAGAAATGCTTTCTAAATATGGTTTAGAGAAAGTGGATCCACAGCAGTATTGTCTCGTACAG GTAAATagtgaaaataatattaatggAGGAACACAGCAGGAATATATACTAGACGATGACGAATGCCCTCTAGCCATTCTTATGAATCATCCTTCTACTCGCG GTTCAATTATGTTCCATGTGCGAAGAAGACCTTCAGATTATGTGCCTCGGAAACGGAAGAAAAAACCTAGTGGCAAATGGAACGAATTAGATTACAG ATACGAAGACGAAAGATTGCCCTTTTCGCTGGAATTGAATCCTGACGGTAGCGAAATTCCAAACGGGGCTGGTGTGCGACATCGGTTGCAGCCAAATGTAACGGAGGTAGGCTCGGAAAGGCCGATACCTATACATCCATCTAGTCCGAGCAAGTCTACATCTGTccctgctgctgctgttgctacTGTTTGCCATACTCGAAGCCCGACACATGCACCGGAATCAACGCACAATTATGAAACAACCTTTGATCTCGATGGAAATGTAGAAACTGCCAGTCTTACCAGTAGCAGGGATGGTAACAG AACGTTGCAGAATGATCGACAGCCACGTGGGACGGATCCGATTTTACCAGCTGTATTAGAATTTCTCGAGGAAACGGAAGAAACATTTTTTCATGCGGTAATCACAGATGTTGAACCATCGGCGCCACAATTCAAATTGGCTCCAACGTATACGCTTTACTTGGCAGCGAGATATCGCGCAAGCACACATTATAGACCAGAATTGCAACCAACGGAGAGAGCTCATAGATTGACCGTGATGTTAGCAAATGTCGCTAGCATGATTCAACGAGTAATACAG GAACGGTACATGGATGCGTCCTCGTTGGCACTGTGGTTAGCAAACGGTTCGGAACTACTACATATGTTGAAAAACGATCGGCACGTAGGTGCGTTTTCAACCAGAGCACAAGATATTTTGACGGAAGCAGTTCATACAGCATTCGCGTCGTTGGTTAGGTGCATTTCCTTGGAACTAGCACCGGCAATGTCACAGTTCATGGCAGATGCAGACGAACCTGCTAAAGAAGCCGGCgttcttcaaatattttcgaGCACGATGGCTTTACTTAGGCGATGCAGAGTAAACGCTGCACTTACCATTCAACTATTTAGTCACTTGTTCCACACAATAAACGCGACCGCGTTTAACGCTTTAGTTTCAAATGCCAACTTGTGCGTTAGATGGTTCGGTCGTAGATTAAAGGCGAGACTAAACGCTCTGGAAACTTGGGCTGAAAGACAAGGCTTGGAACTCGCGAGTCAATGTCATTTGGCAACCATCATGCAAGCGACTCATCTTCTACAAGCTCCAAAATACAATGCGGAGGAACTTGCTACCTTGAGCTCTACGTGCTTCAAGTTGAATTCTCTTCAGGTCAGAGCATTGTTGCAAAAGTATCAACCAGCTGCGGATGAACCAAGACTTCCTGCGGAATTGATTGAAAACGTAGTCAGA GTGGCCGAAAGCGTGGCTGATACGCTCGCACGTGCTGATGGCAGAGAGATTCGACTTGAAGAAGAGCCTACGCTCGCTTTAGCGCTTTTACTTCCCGAGGATGGATACAGTTGCGAAGTTATTCGTGGTGTACCTCCAGGATTAGCCGAATTTTTAGCGCCATTGCAACGGGATGGTCTATGCCGTATGGCACCACAACCCACCAGTAGTGGATATTGGACTATATACATGATAGATCATCACAATAAT tatCGCAGTCCAAGCGCAATGAGCAATAGATCTGGAGGTTATTCCTGTCATACAGGGCCGAGTGGTGCTCAACCCGAGATACATGTAATAAAATTACACAAGTCTACCAATGGAATGGGTTTGAGCATTGTCGCAGCCAAA GGCGCTGGTCAGGATAGGCTTGGAATATATATAAAGAGCGTAGTTGCTGGTGGTGCTGCTGATGCT GACGGCAGATTGACGGCTGGAGACCAATTGCTAAAAGTGGACGGACAAAGTTTAGTAGGAATTACTCAGGAAAA AGCTGCTGAATATTTAGTACGTACCGGACCAATAGTAACATTGGAAGTTGCTAAACAAGGTGCCATATATCATGGTTTGGCCACTTTATTATCACAACCGTCACCAGTAATGACCAGAG CGCACAAGATTCGCCCCAAGTCCGAAAACTTGGAAGCTTCATCGCAGGAAACGAACGAGCAGCCATCTACATCGCATTCAATGGGTAATTTATTGAGCGTTCCAAGGCACGCGATCGGTTCGGAACGTTCGATCGATTCAGTACCAGGTGCGATTCTTTCTTCGATTTGTTCAAAGGACttggaatataaatattatcataattccgatttattaaattcttCTCGCCTCGTCTCAAATCGGTACTGCAAACCATTCTGGACTATTTCACAATCGAAAGACCTGCGACAAACGTGTTTGCGGGATCATACACCGTCGTCATTGTTAACACACACGCGGACTTATGCGGAACATACCGATAACGAGTCGGTAAAACAGCAGTCTCAACGGGAAAAGCGAGAAAATGTAGAAACAGTAGTTGGTGGTGGTAACAGTAGTGGTGATGGTGGTAATGACCACGGTACAGATTTGAGTTCGAATTTGGAGCATGGTGATAGATATTTGCAAACACGCGATCGTACTATTTCGACGAATAATACACGCGCTTCAACCGATCAAACAAACCACAGATCTAAAACGACAAGCTTGTCGTTTGTTTCGGAAGTTGGACAACCTGTTCCGTTTACCCAGTCAATGAAAATGAACGCTGTTCAAACACCGTCAATCATTTTAAATTCGACAAATTCGGTTTCCACGACAACGGCGCTAGGTATCAAATGTGATAATTTTTCTCTCGATTCGATACCTTATATCGATCAAACGGATGACACCCCGACGTCATGTCATCCTTTAAACGAATTCAACGAGTATCAATCGGAGAACAATAACATATCTAATAATCGTGTGATTGATGTAACCAATATTTCACGAGATGATTTCGCTGCATCAAATTTACCACGATGTAAAAACGATGTTATGGGCAAATATTGCAGATGTTCGCAACATTCGGTGATTGAGAAAAGATCACAGATCATAAATGAGAATGGGCAAGAAGCATCGAATAGGCAACAGGAATACGCAGAAGCTAATAAAATGACAATTATTGGATTTCAAGCGTTGGAACAACGAGACAAAAATTACGAGATAGGAGAAAAAAAGGTGGAAAAAGACATATCAAATAAGGAGAACGGTGATTCCAAAATTTGCATGATTTCGAAAACAACTCCGAATGTTAATAACGCTGTAAATCCAGTATTAAATCTTGACTTGTCTGGTCTAGATAGCGATACGTCAAGTGATATATCGACTTTCAACAAATGTTGGAAATCACCGGAAGAGGTGCGCCTCGGTTGTGGTGGTCGCGTAGCCGCGTTGGCAAAACATTTTTCAAAACTCGGCGATGTTGAACCGATTCATCATCGACCTAATGCGATTAAATTATTAGAGAGCTCAAAAAAATTTTCTTCAGAACCTAATGTTGCCTCGATTCAAATTTATCAAAAGCGATCGGATTATCGTTTTCCCGCCATCGACGATATCAATGAATGTCAATCCGAACTAGATTTGAGAAATAGCGAAATTAAACGACGATATCTTGCACCAATTGGATTGGACCAAATGTTCGAAAAATCGACCATAGATCTGTTAAATGAAAATGGTGATGTTAACTATTATTGCTATCACAATAATTCAGCCGATGTGTATAAAGGTCAATCAACAGATGGTAAACGGAAGTTGTCATTGTCAGAACAAAAACAGGTGATAGAACAACTGAGGGAAGTGTCTGATCTCGATGGTGCGAGAGCATCGCTTCTTCCTTTTCGTTCTCCTTCTCTACCTTCTTTTCACGTATTGAATAAAGAACCAGACATGGAAGTTTCAAACAGCATTTTCGTCGATACAGAGTCAGGTACAGCCTCATCGTTGTCTTTGCGTGAAATACAGGCGAATATTCAGAGATTCGTGTCATCATGGCCGACGGATATTGGAGAGAACAGTGTGCGAAGTGAGAATGCAAGCAAACCACTCTTACTCGATGATAAATTGATCAAACGGTTGGCAAATTCCTATCCAAATATTGAAAAGGCAAAAGAATTATCACGTAATGAGGACAGCGAGCAGCGAAAACAGAGGTGGTGTAAACGAAAAAAATACCGTTCCACCAACGAATTGAAACGAACTATTGATCAACGGGGCGATGCTGATAAAGCATCATCGTTTCTCACTAACGATCAGCAGTATTACCGATCTCGAAACGAGGATTCCTCGCAagataacgataacgataacaAAACAATATACGGACTAAAAACTTGCAAAGAAAATTTCATCTTCAAAGACAAATTCCAACAGAATCCGATATCACGTGTCGCAGAGAAAAACCATTTCGATCTTTTACCGATTAAAAGCGATCAACATGCGCCAGTGGAGATTGAAAAAGAAACTTCGATAATTGATAAAGACATAGAGATCGATGTAAAGCTCGACCAACATTGGAAAAAATCAGTTTTATCCAAGATTTATCCAAGATCGAGTCAAACTCATCTAGATATTGGTTTCTTTTTAC GACCTCGTCGCATGAGTGAACGAGACTTACCATCTCGGCTTGGACGCGACGCTACTGCACCGCAACAACAAATACATACCAGCAAGTCCGTGCCAGCATTGCACA ATGTAGGAACGGATGGAAAACAACAGCACGAGGTATTCAATCCTGGTTATAGCAGGGCATCGTCGAGTAACAGCGTTACACCGCCTGTTACGCAGCCACCTCCACCAATGACCACAATCAACAGTTCGACGTCGCTACGTTCTCG CTCGAGTCATAATTTACATGATCCAACAAAAATGGGAACATTACCACCGAGTGGTCTTGTGAGTAGACAACAATCATCACCGAATTTGAACCCTGGTCAAACAACGAGTAACAATAGTTCAAGTGCTAATGTTGGGCCAAGTTCGAATATTCTTCAAAGTAACGAAGCCGAAAGATTTTATCAAAACTTGAGCATCTATCGGAATCAAgacacgacgacgacgacaacgaccaCGACCACCACCACGACCAAGCAACGACATAGTCCCTCTCAACATTCGGATGACAG GAATCCTCTGCAACTGCAAAAAAGCTCGAGAGGTTCACAAAATTCTTTGAATCGTCCAGGAACATTCGAAATGAATCAGACCAGAGACCGTCCAATATCTGCATATGTACCTCAACCTCAACAACAATCTTACCTTGTTGGTGGTCTTTCGCAACAAGGCTGTGCAGCGCCTCCAAGATCTCAGTCATCTCGGGATATAATACGACAAGAAGCAAAGCTCCAAGAAATGCAAGAGGAAGTCAGAAGACGCGAATTACGAGGTGGCATTCCAGTCCCATTGAATCAATATCGACCAACCgcatataatttaaaaacaaataTGTCCGTTCAATCTCCGATAAGTTCTGCCGTCCGACCAACAAAATCTGCCGGTTCCCAACCAAATTTGGGATCAAGTCCACCAGTAACAGTGTCCTCCGCACCATCAATCTCAACATCTGGTCATGTAACCACGAGACAAACGGGACCTTCGAATTATGGTTACTTGGATGCGCAATATGGCCCCTATATGGTCCAATATGGAAAATCCCCACACGTGCATCAACATCAACACCAACATCAATCTCAACCTCAATCGCAACATCAGCATCCGCATCAACATCAACATCAGCTTCAGCTTCAGCATCAACATCAGCATCAGCATCAACATCAGCACCAACATCAACATCAAAATATCCAACAACAAAATCTTGGACATATTCAATATGGACATGCTAGTATGACATCCACCAGAGGAAAAAACGATTTAATTCGCTTACAATCCAACGGAATGTTGCTCGACTATGGAAGAGATCAAGGTACACGAGATATTGGAAAATTATATATGGATCAAAATCAACATGTTGCTGTTGGATCGCAGTATTATTTAAATTCGGATGTACGAAACGAACATTATAATGACGAAAATGGAATAAATAGAGCGCAAACTGCACCGGAAGGAAGTACGATGTCTAATGAAATTCCAATACGGCCTACTTTACCGGAAGAAGGATATCCAGAAAGTCCTCCACCGCCGCCGCCAAGCACTTCGACTCATCCACTTTATAGTAAACAATCGGATTCAAG GTACACTGCGAGTATGCAGGATCCCCCTCGTGGGGGGTATTATCCAGCAAATACAACTGGAACTACGTTACAACCACGTCAATATCAATATAGTGCTACGAATCCATGGCaacgagaagagaaagaaaga gAACAAGCACGTAGAAGAGAAGCTGCAAGACAGTGGCGAGATCAACAAATAGCGGAATTAAGTGCATTATCTCACAGAACATCACAACAGGAAGAACAACTGCGGGCTCTTCAGCTGGAAAGAGACTTTCAAAAAAGAGCTGAGGAAGTTGCCAATCAACAAGACGATGACGAAGAAAGTAATGATTTAGACACCGAGAACATAAGAGTACAACAAAGCTTACTTCGTACAACGGTGCCACAAGATCGAAATAATTCATTGGAGCAACATCACCTCAACTTGCCTAGAACAAATGCAACCAATCAATCTATCAAAGGAAATCATACTGGTCAATCTGTTGGTGGTTCCCCGATGCATTCTACCAACGTCGTGTCGATACATACGGGCAATGGCCCATCTCAGCAATCTTCGCaaaatattgtaaatacttGTCTGCAACAGCAACAGCCACATCAACAGCAACAAGAGAGTTCTGGTTCGCATTTTTCGTCAGATCTTCAACATGAACACACCAATCAAATGCCAAATAATATAGGGCAAATTCAAATGTCATCCTTGCTTCATTTGAACTCTTCTCAAAAACCACTTGGTTTATCTCAATCtaacgaagaaaaagagatGCATCGTAGACACGAGGAGATTAAGCGAAAACAAGTCGAATTCGACGACACTCAATCGAAAAAGAAGGAGGAAGAAATTAACAAACAACAACAAATCCAACAAATGTATCAACAGCAACATCACTCGCAACAATTGCAATCCCATTTGAAAACTCAACAAATGTTACATCCCAGTATGTTACGATTGGACAGCCTAATTATTAACGGATCAAGCGCCTCTT ccACGCATAATACTAGCAACGATGCGCCTCTGCCTCCGGAACGAGGTTCTAGTTATGCGGTTATGTCGCAACAAAGTACCCTGAGGTCGAATAATGCAAACATATCTAATATAGTAACATTGGCCCAGCCGCAGTCAACGTCTGTTAAGAGAGTCTCTTTTCATGACTCAAATGCAAATGTAGAATCAGTGCAACGAAGTGTTTCGTCTGGAAATTCGAGCACAAGTCAAATTCTGGCTATGGATGTTATTACAGAAGATCCAAAT AATTTCATAAATGATGCAGAAATTTTATTGGCATCTCCAAAAGCACCCGAAGGATCCGGTGGGGCTCCAATTACTGGTAGTACCCCTGGTGTAATAGGTGCTCAAGAAGTGTACAA gGATCCCAGACAAAGAAGGCTCGCTGAAAAACAAAAACAGCAACAAAGTTCTCAAGTTGGGCAAGTACCTGAAAAGCTGAGTTTTAAAGAAAAGATGAAAATGTTTGCTATGGAAACCGGTGAGGATGGAACGCCGCGGGACAAGGTAAAAATTTCACGTGCGCAGCGCGAAATAGATAATATTGGGAATCCCACTATCCCTACATTGAATAGCAATAATCACCACCACCACAATCAtcacaataataataacaataataacagcAGCAGTGGCAGCAACAGCAGTACTAGCAACAACCCGAATAACAATAACAGTAACAGCAGTAATATCAATAACAACAGTAGCAACCGACAACAATAG